A single genomic interval of Gemmatimonadaceae bacterium harbors:
- a CDS encoding zinc-dependent alcohol dehydrogenase family protein: MRAMLLRNPAPLADHPLALEAAEVPAPSPAARELLVRVSACGVCRTDLDLAEGRLVAPAYPVIPGHQVVGRVVARGAGAVAFHEGDRVGVAWIHSACGRCRWCLSGTENLCPEFCATGCDVNGGYAEYLVVPEAFAHAIPDGLADTSAAPLLCAGAIGWRSLRLTDLADGQPLGLTGFGASGHLMLQTARHRYPHSPVYVFARSAGERAFALELGADWAGDTTDRPPQPMMAIVDTTPAWKPVVEALGHLAPGGRLVINAIRKESRDQPELLRLEYATHLWHERDVKSVANVTRADVREFLDAAVRMELRPTVSEVPLSEANDALAWLRSGEAIRGSRVLRVADEAPMRPRGAAPSAPAT; the protein is encoded by the coding sequence ATGCGCGCCATGCTGCTCCGGAATCCGGCTCCACTCGCCGACCATCCGCTCGCTCTCGAAGCGGCTGAGGTCCCTGCCCCTTCGCCCGCGGCGCGCGAGCTGCTGGTACGCGTGTCGGCGTGCGGCGTGTGCCGCACGGACCTCGACCTGGCCGAAGGCCGGCTGGTCGCGCCCGCATATCCTGTGATCCCCGGCCATCAGGTCGTGGGGCGGGTCGTCGCGCGCGGGGCCGGCGCCGTCGCGTTCCATGAGGGAGACCGGGTGGGTGTGGCCTGGATCCATTCGGCGTGCGGACGTTGCCGCTGGTGTCTGTCGGGCACGGAGAATCTCTGTCCCGAGTTTTGCGCCACCGGCTGCGACGTGAATGGCGGATACGCGGAGTATCTCGTGGTGCCCGAAGCGTTCGCGCACGCGATTCCCGACGGACTGGCCGACACGTCGGCGGCCCCGCTGCTCTGCGCCGGCGCAATCGGCTGGCGGTCGCTGCGCCTCACCGATCTGGCCGACGGCCAGCCGCTCGGCCTCACCGGGTTCGGCGCGTCGGGACACCTCATGCTGCAGACGGCGCGCCACCGCTACCCGCATTCGCCGGTGTACGTGTTTGCACGCAGCGCTGGGGAGCGCGCTTTCGCCCTCGAATTGGGGGCCGACTGGGCCGGCGACACGACCGACCGGCCGCCGCAGCCGATGATGGCGATCGTGGACACGACACCGGCCTGGAAACCGGTGGTCGAGGCCCTGGGCCACCTGGCCCCCGGCGGCCGGCTGGTGATCAACGCCATTCGAAAGGAGTCGCGCGACCAGCCCGAACTGCTGCGCCTGGAGTACGCCACGCACCTCTGGCACGAGCGCGACGTGAAGAGCGTGGCCAACGTGACGCGCGCCGACGTGCGCGAATTTCTCGACGCCGCGGTGCGCATGGAGCTCCGGCCCACGGTGTCGGAGGTTCCTCTGTCGGAGGCGAACGACGCGCTGGCGTGGCTCCGATCGGGTGAGGCCATCCGGGGATCACGCGTGCTGCGGGTGGCCGACGAAGCGCCCATGCGGCCGCGTGGCGCAGCCCCCTCCGCGCCCGCGACATGA
- a CDS encoding rhomboid family intramembrane serine protease produces MTPWVKRLLAANIIVFFIQQTMPNVTDAFAFVPAMIFVRPWTVVTYMFLHGGWMHIIFNMIVLFFFGPRVEQRLGSKRFITLYFVAGISGALLSFVLAPGAAIIGASAAVFGVETAFAKYWPRELIYIWGVLPIQAIWLIALTVAYSIWSGMNGSTSGVADYAHLGGIAGAFLYLFWIDRHYGARKFRAKAVPKVPMGKVLEWKRVDPTVIHEVNRDEVNRILDKISDRGIDSLTPEERVFLSNFVPPDDRKPPVS; encoded by the coding sequence GTGACCCCATGGGTCAAGCGGCTGCTGGCCGCCAACATCATCGTCTTCTTCATCCAGCAGACCATGCCCAACGTCACGGACGCGTTCGCGTTCGTGCCGGCCATGATCTTCGTCCGCCCGTGGACCGTGGTCACGTACATGTTTCTCCACGGCGGATGGATGCACATCATCTTCAACATGATCGTGCTGTTCTTCTTCGGGCCGCGGGTGGAGCAGCGGTTGGGGTCGAAACGATTCATCACGCTGTACTTCGTGGCCGGGATTTCGGGAGCCCTCCTATCGTTCGTGCTCGCGCCGGGCGCGGCGATCATCGGCGCGTCGGCGGCGGTGTTTGGTGTGGAGACCGCGTTCGCCAAGTACTGGCCGCGCGAGTTGATCTATATCTGGGGCGTGCTCCCCATCCAGGCCATCTGGCTCATCGCCCTCACGGTGGCCTACTCCATCTGGAGCGGCATGAACGGGTCGACGAGCGGCGTGGCCGACTATGCACACCTGGGCGGCATAGCCGGCGCGTTCCTGTATCTCTTCTGGATCGACCGCCACTACGGCGCGCGGAAGTTCCGCGCCAAGGCCGTGCCCAAGGTGCCGATGGGCAAGGTGTTGGAGTGGAAGCGGGTGGATCCGACGGTGATCCACGAGGTCAATCGCGACGAGGTCAATCGCATCCTCGACAAGATCAGCGATCGCGGGATCGACAGCCTGACGCCCGAGGAGCGCGTGTTCCTGTCGAATTTCGTGCCCCCCGACGACCGGAAGCCGCCGGTATCCTGA
- a CDS encoding NosD domain-containing protein has product MNRLLAVSMLALFAPAAARGQRAARLPSIELHTGLVITRSARVVPRTYRLAAPASLDSAAITIRGDDVTVDFAGARLEGTDPNGDPDLAIGVAVRVEGGRNVRILHAHIRGYKVAVLARGTHGLTLTGNDLSYNWKPRLYSLVEHESLLDWLDFHHNDKDEWLRYGAGAYLADVSGGELSGNTAEQEMNGVMLVRSDHLRIHDNSFSYNSGLGLGLYRSSHNTVLHNRIDFDVRGYSHGFYRRGQDSAGLLLYEQSDSNVVAYNSVTHGGDGLFLWAGQSTMDTGAGGANDNLFFGNDFSFAPTNGMEATFSRNAFIGNRVAGSDYGLWGGYSHDSKVVGNCLLGNRNGIAIEHGQNNVVADNHIVGGTTGLWLWANFPEAADWGYPKHRDTHSRDYGVTGNVFAGQRVALRLANTANVVATGDTFVGVDTTAVLTDTSNYRFAGNTETPGGAKLADAERAVCDPRDLVSGEYARLAPAAPAAQRSVPRSTLTRRDRAAIVVGQWGPYDWRSPKLWPVDSAHAAPLRLAVLGPAGRWKLVSSSGVAQLSRNSGRTGDTLTVTPTADSGADWDVTLEYRGAATVSPRGLRRAAGQPYQFSYGRYEPVADWTARFFTWSDSTDPRSKPEAFAALLRSAPLLTRHESRLDYEWYGPAIKALPVERWALEATAAVALPPGRYTLRTISDDAVRVWVDDSLAIDHWQPHESALDAAPLAGGRHTIRVQYYQVDGWTEFRLDILRGSLAFAPPPGE; this is encoded by the coding sequence ATGAACCGCCTGCTTGCTGTGTCGATGCTCGCCCTGTTCGCTCCAGCCGCCGCTCGCGGGCAGCGCGCTGCGCGCCTTCCGTCCATCGAGCTTCACACTGGGCTCGTGATCACGCGGTCGGCGCGGGTCGTGCCGCGCACGTACCGCCTCGCGGCGCCCGCGTCGCTCGACTCGGCCGCGATCACGATTCGCGGTGACGACGTGACGGTGGACTTCGCCGGTGCCCGGCTCGAAGGCACGGACCCGAACGGCGACCCCGACCTCGCCATCGGCGTGGCGGTGCGCGTCGAAGGTGGACGCAACGTCCGCATCCTCCACGCGCACATCCGCGGGTACAAGGTGGCGGTCCTGGCCCGTGGCACGCACGGGCTGACGCTCACCGGCAATGACCTGAGCTACAACTGGAAGCCGCGCCTGTACAGTCTCGTAGAGCATGAGAGCCTGCTCGACTGGCTCGACTTCCACCACAATGACAAGGACGAGTGGCTGCGCTACGGCGCGGGGGCGTACCTGGCCGACGTGAGCGGCGGTGAGTTGAGCGGCAATACCGCCGAGCAGGAGATGAACGGTGTGATGCTCGTGCGCAGCGACCACCTGCGCATCCACGACAACTCCTTTTCCTACAACTCCGGGCTCGGGCTCGGGTTGTACCGCTCGTCGCACAACACCGTGCTGCACAACCGCATCGACTTCGACGTACGCGGGTACAGCCACGGGTTCTACCGTCGCGGGCAGGACTCGGCGGGGCTGCTGCTCTACGAGCAGAGCGACAGCAATGTGGTGGCGTACAATTCCGTGACGCACGGCGGTGACGGGCTTTTCCTGTGGGCCGGCCAGAGCACGATGGACACCGGCGCCGGGGGCGCCAACGACAATCTCTTTTTCGGGAACGATTTCAGCTTTGCGCCCACGAATGGCATGGAGGCGACGTTCAGCCGCAACGCCTTCATCGGCAACCGTGTGGCGGGCAGCGACTATGGGCTGTGGGGTGGCTACAGCCACGACTCCAAGGTCGTGGGCAACTGTCTGCTCGGGAACCGCAACGGCATCGCCATCGAGCACGGGCAGAACAATGTCGTCGCCGACAATCACATCGTCGGCGGTACCACCGGGCTTTGGCTGTGGGCAAACTTTCCCGAAGCGGCCGACTGGGGCTATCCCAAGCATCGCGATACGCACAGCCGCGACTATGGCGTGACCGGCAACGTGTTCGCCGGGCAGCGCGTGGCACTCCGGTTGGCGAACACGGCCAACGTCGTGGCTACCGGCGACACGTTCGTGGGCGTCGACACGACCGCGGTGCTGACGGACACCAGTAACTACCGGTTCGCCGGCAACACCGAGACACCGGGGGGCGCCAAGCTGGCCGATGCCGAGCGGGCGGTGTGCGATCCGCGGGATCTGGTTTCCGGGGAGTACGCGCGGTTGGCGCCCGCCGCGCCGGCCGCGCAGCGATCGGTGCCGCGATCGACTCTCACGCGCCGCGACCGCGCGGCCATCGTGGTGGGCCAGTGGGGGCCGTACGACTGGCGGTCGCCCAAGCTGTGGCCGGTGGACAGCGCGCACGCGGCGCCGCTGCGGCTCGCCGTGCTCGGCCCCGCCGGTCGCTGGAAGCTCGTCTCTTCCAGCGGCGTGGCGCAGCTGTCCAGGAACAGCGGGCGCACCGGGGACACGCTGACCGTGACGCCGACGGCGGATTCGGGCGCGGATTGGGACGTGACGCTCGAGTACCGGGGCGCCGCCACGGTCTCGCCCCGCGGCCTGCGCCGCGCGGCCGGTCAGCCATATCAGTTCAGTTATGGCCGCTACGAGCCGGTCGCCGACTGGACCGCCCGCTTCTTCACCTGGAGCGACAGCACCGATCCGCGGAGCAAGCCCGAGGCCTTCGCGGCGCTGCTCCGGTCGGCTCCGCTGCTCACGCGCCACGAATCGCGGCTGGATTACGAGTGGTACGGGCCGGCGATCAAGGCGCTCCCGGTGGAACGGTGGGCGCTGGAGGCGACCGCGGCCGTCGCGCTCCCGCCCGGCCGGTACACGCTGCGCACGATCAGCGACGACGCCGTTCGGGTGTGGGTGGACGACTCGCTCGCCATCGACCACTGGCAGCCGCACGAGTCCGCCCTCGACGCCGCGCCGCTCGCGGGCGGCCGGCACACGATCCGGGTGCAGTACTATCAGGTCGATGGGTGGACGGAGTTCCGGCTCGACATCCTGCGCGGCTCGCTGGCTTTCGCGCCGCCGCCGGGGGAGTAG
- a CDS encoding fused MFS/spermidine synthase, whose protein sequence is MSPRAQPLDARAPAASAPRNLPLLLVLFVGSGCAALIYEIVWFQMLSLNIGSSAVSLGVLLGTFMGGMCIGSLGLSRVISTRRHPLRVYAALEAAIGVFGILILYGLPYAGGIYTSIAAHGMSGLFLRGVVSAICLLPPTLLMGATLPAIARWVETTPVGVSWLGFFYGGNTAGAVFGSLLAGFYLLRVYDMATATYVAVAINAFVAMSGFALSMVTPHSPPAEPTDQAAPAAVPGAGLVYLTIGLSGATALAAEVVWTRILTLLLGATTYTFSLIVAAFLVGIGIGSSVGAVMARSTANARAALGWCQALLVAAIAWAAYALTRMLPYWPVNPGLASSPRFTFEIDLVRCLWVVLPAALLWGASFPLALAGVGSGERDGGRLVGRVYAANTVGAIVGALASSLLLIAWIGTENSQRVMIAVAAMSALLMLVPVLSGVPARLRMRRSGALAGAGVVAVSIWLAFTVSPEPGLLVAYGRWMVTWLPFDGQILYVGEGMNSSVAVSRMPDGVLNYHNAGKVQASSEPQDMRLQRMLGHLTTLLPANPASVLVIGCGAGVTAGAVSVDPRVQHETIAEIEPLVPKVVSKYFAAYNFNVVANPKVNVVIDDARHFILTTDQKFDAVTSDPLDPWVKGAATLYTEEFFNVVKQHLNPGGVVTLFVQLYESNVDAVKSEVATFMKAFPNGIVFGNTYNGGGYDMVLVGSVEPLTIDVDAIEQRLETPAFAPVARSLSEIGFYSATDLFSTFAATGPMLAPWLQDAQINHDRNLRLQYLAGLSLNEYDQQAIYAQMLRYRRYPDHLFVGSPRTLQALQSVIAGGAQP, encoded by the coding sequence ATGTCCCCGCGCGCGCAACCGCTCGACGCCCGTGCGCCAGCCGCTTCAGCGCCACGCAACCTCCCGTTGCTGCTCGTCCTGTTCGTCGGCAGCGGGTGCGCGGCGCTGATCTACGAGATCGTCTGGTTCCAGATGCTGTCGCTCAACATCGGATCGTCGGCCGTGTCGCTGGGCGTGCTGCTCGGGACGTTCATGGGCGGTATGTGCATCGGCAGTCTCGGTCTGTCGCGTGTGATCTCGACCCGGCGCCATCCGCTGCGGGTATATGCGGCCCTCGAGGCGGCGATCGGCGTGTTCGGCATTCTCATCCTGTACGGGCTTCCGTACGCTGGCGGCATCTATACGTCGATCGCGGCCCACGGCATGTCGGGCCTGTTCCTGCGGGGGGTGGTGAGCGCGATCTGCCTGCTGCCGCCCACGCTGTTGATGGGAGCGACGCTGCCGGCCATCGCGCGTTGGGTGGAGACGACGCCGGTCGGGGTCTCGTGGCTGGGATTCTTCTATGGCGGCAACACGGCGGGCGCCGTGTTCGGCAGTCTCCTGGCCGGCTTCTATCTGTTGCGCGTGTACGACATGGCGACGGCGACGTACGTGGCGGTGGCGATCAACGCCTTCGTGGCGATGTCGGGGTTCGCGCTCTCCATGGTCACCCCGCACTCCCCGCCGGCCGAGCCGACGGACCAGGCGGCGCCCGCCGCCGTGCCGGGCGCCGGGCTCGTGTACCTGACCATCGGGCTATCGGGGGCCACGGCGCTCGCCGCCGAGGTGGTGTGGACGCGCATCCTGACGCTGCTCCTGGGCGCCACGACCTATACGTTTTCCCTAATTGTCGCCGCGTTCCTGGTGGGCATTGGCATCGGCAGCAGCGTGGGCGCCGTGATGGCGCGCTCCACGGCGAACGCCAGGGCCGCGCTCGGGTGGTGCCAGGCGCTGCTGGTGGCGGCGATCGCGTGGGCGGCGTACGCGTTGACCCGCATGCTGCCCTACTGGCCGGTGAATCCCGGGTTGGCGAGCAGTCCGCGGTTCACGTTCGAGATCGACCTCGTGCGTTGCCTGTGGGTGGTGCTCCCCGCGGCGCTGCTGTGGGGGGCGAGCTTTCCCCTGGCGCTGGCGGGCGTGGGATCGGGCGAGCGCGACGGCGGCCGGCTCGTGGGCCGCGTGTACGCGGCCAACACCGTGGGCGCGATCGTCGGAGCGCTGGCGTCGAGTCTGCTGCTCATCGCGTGGATCGGCACGGAGAATTCGCAGCGCGTGATGATCGCGGTAGCGGCGATGAGCGCGCTGCTGATGCTCGTACCCGTGCTGTCCGGCGTTCCGGCTCGGCTCCGGATGCGCCGGTCGGGCGCCCTGGCCGGCGCCGGCGTGGTGGCGGTCTCCATCTGGCTGGCGTTCACCGTGTCGCCCGAGCCCGGGCTGCTCGTGGCATACGGCCGGTGGATGGTGACCTGGCTGCCGTTCGACGGACAGATCCTGTACGTGGGCGAGGGGATGAATTCGTCGGTCGCGGTATCGCGGATGCCCGACGGCGTGCTCAACTATCACAATGCCGGCAAGGTGCAGGCGTCCAGCGAGCCGCAGGACATGCGGCTGCAACGCATGCTCGGCCATCTGACCACGCTGCTGCCGGCCAATCCCGCGTCGGTGCTGGTGATCGGGTGTGGCGCCGGGGTCACGGCGGGGGCGGTGTCCGTAGATCCGCGCGTGCAGCACGAGACGATCGCCGAGATCGAGCCGCTGGTGCCCAAGGTCGTGTCGAAGTACTTCGCGGCGTACAACTTCAACGTCGTGGCCAACCCGAAGGTCAACGTGGTGATCGACGACGCCCGCCACTTCATCCTCACCACCGATCAGAAGTTCGACGCCGTGACCTCCGACCCGCTGGATCCGTGGGTGAAGGGTGCGGCCACACTCTACACGGAAGAATTCTTCAACGTCGTGAAGCAGCATCTCAATCCCGGCGGCGTGGTGACGCTGTTCGTGCAGCTGTACGAGAGCAACGTCGACGCGGTGAAGAGCGAGGTGGCGACGTTCATGAAGGCGTTCCCCAACGGGATCGTCTTCGGCAATACGTACAACGGCGGCGGCTACGACATGGTGCTCGTGGGCTCGGTGGAGCCGCTCACGATCGACGTGGATGCGATCGAGCAGCGGCTGGAGACGCCGGCCTTTGCGCCCGTGGCGCGTTCGCTCAGTGAGATCGGCTTCTACTCGGCGACGGATCTGTTCTCGACGTTCGCCGCGACCGGGCCAATGCTGGCCCCATGGCTGCAGGACGCGCAGATCAATCACGACCGTAATCTTCGCCTGCAGTATCTGGCCGGCCTCAGCCTCAACGAGTACGATCAGCAAGCGATCTACGCGCAGATGCTGCGGTACCGCCGGTACCCGGATCATCTGTTCGTCGGGTCGCCGCGCACGCTGCAGGCCCTGCAGTCCGTCATCGCGGGGGGCGCGCAGCCGTGA
- a CDS encoding alpha-hydroxy acid oxidase has product MPAPVNLQELEALARERLPQMVYDYYAGGANDELTIDDNRRAWEAIRLRPRVLVDVSNVDPSTTILGRHVAMPLLTAPCGFNGLAHPEGERAVARAAAGAGVIQVVSTVATTSLEDVAAAVAGPRWFQLYCYRDREVTRSLVQRAEAAGYEALCVTVDVPYLGRREREVRDGFRLPPGVTLTNLEPYAVAEMAVAERDSALRKYVNALWDPGLNWTAIEWLRSITTLPLVLKGILAGDDARLAADHGAAGLIVSNHGGRQLDGSVSTVYALRDVVEAAGDRLEVLVDGGIRRGSHVVAALAMGARAVLIGRPYLWGLAVNGEDGVRRVLDDFRNEIVLAMALCGRATVADIDRSLIAG; this is encoded by the coding sequence ATGCCCGCGCCGGTCAACCTGCAGGAACTCGAGGCCCTCGCCCGCGAGCGGCTCCCCCAGATGGTGTACGACTACTACGCGGGCGGCGCGAACGACGAGCTGACCATCGACGACAACCGGCGCGCTTGGGAGGCCATCCGTCTTCGGCCGCGGGTGCTGGTGGACGTGAGCAACGTCGATCCGTCCACCACGATCCTCGGCCGGCACGTCGCGATGCCGCTCCTCACGGCGCCCTGCGGCTTCAACGGCCTGGCCCATCCCGAGGGCGAACGGGCCGTGGCCCGCGCGGCCGCCGGCGCCGGCGTGATCCAGGTGGTGAGCACGGTCGCGACCACCTCGCTGGAGGATGTGGCCGCGGCGGTGGCCGGGCCGCGTTGGTTCCAGCTCTATTGCTACCGTGACCGCGAGGTCACGCGTTCGCTCGTCCAGCGGGCCGAGGCGGCGGGCTACGAGGCACTCTGCGTGACGGTGGACGTGCCGTATCTGGGCCGCCGCGAGCGCGAGGTCCGCGACGGCTTTCGCCTTCCACCCGGCGTGACGCTCACCAACCTGGAACCCTACGCGGTGGCCGAGATGGCGGTTGCCGAGCGCGATTCGGCGCTGCGGAAATACGTGAATGCGCTCTGGGATCCGGGCCTGAACTGGACGGCGATCGAGTGGCTGCGGTCCATCACCACGCTGCCGCTGGTGTTGAAGGGAATCCTGGCGGGCGACGATGCGCGGTTGGCGGCTGACCATGGCGCCGCGGGTTTGATCGTGTCGAACCATGGCGGACGCCAGCTCGACGGCTCGGTGTCCACCGTGTACGCGCTGCGCGACGTGGTGGAGGCCGCCGGCGACCGGCTCGAGGTGCTGGTGGACGGCGGGATCCGCCGCGGGTCACACGTGGTGGCCGCGTTGGCCATGGGAGCGCGCGCGGTGCTCATCGGGCGGCCGTACCTGTGGGGGCTGGCGGTGAACGGCGAGGACGGCGTGCGCCGCGTGCTCGACGACTTCCGCAATGAGATCGTGCTGGCCATGGCGCTGTGCGGGCGAGCGACCGTGGCGGACATCGACCGCTCGCTGATCGCAGGGTAG
- a CDS encoding metal ABC transporter ATP-binding protein: MSTALEVQGLSVGFGQERVLRDLSFTVTAGSTLAIIGPNGAGKTVLFRALIGTVPYEGTVRWAPDTRIGYVPQKLDIERDLPLTGRDFLRAKAKVAGVPRDEIARVLSAVSLDGGAADRPIGTLSGGQFQRLLVAFALMGRPTVLLFDEPTAGVDPPGEESIYALFRQLQRKHGFTLLLISHELNLVYRYADQVLCLSQREACVGPPIEVLTTERLQAMYGAQMKFHVHEHHEGRADT; this comes from the coding sequence ATGTCCACCGCACTCGAGGTTCAGGGTCTCTCCGTCGGCTTCGGCCAGGAGCGCGTGCTCAGGGACCTGAGCTTCACGGTCACGGCCGGGAGCACACTCGCCATCATCGGGCCCAACGGGGCGGGCAAGACGGTGCTGTTCCGCGCGCTCATCGGCACGGTTCCCTACGAGGGGACCGTGCGGTGGGCGCCGGACACGCGCATCGGCTACGTGCCGCAGAAGCTGGACATCGAGCGCGATCTCCCGCTCACCGGTCGGGATTTTCTCCGGGCCAAGGCCAAAGTCGCCGGCGTACCGCGGGATGAGATCGCCCGGGTGCTCTCGGCGGTGAGTCTGGACGGCGGGGCCGCGGACCGCCCGATCGGGACGCTGTCAGGCGGGCAGTTCCAACGCCTGCTCGTGGCTTTTGCGCTCATGGGCCGTCCCACGGTGTTGCTTTTCGACGAGCCGACGGCGGGAGTCGATCCGCCCGGCGAGGAGAGCATCTACGCGCTGTTCCGCCAGCTGCAGCGCAAACACGGGTTCACGCTGCTTCTCATCTCGCACGAACTGAACCTCGTATATCGGTACGCCGATCAGGTGCTCTGCCTCTCGCAGCGCGAAGCGTGCGTGGGTCCGCCGATCGAGGTGCTGACCACCGAGCGGCTGCAGGCGATGTACGGGGCACAGATGAAATTTCACGTGCACGAACACCACGAAGGCCGTGCCGACACCTAG
- a CDS encoding metal ABC transporter permease: MPTPSELVLPLSMAVAAGLVGSVAVMRRMTLAADAISHIALPGVGLALLLRFDPVLGALGALLVGAFLVWGVERQTRIPTEAIIGVVFSLALAIGSMMASGEQLIDALFGAPQSLGQTELVLGGVAAVLVIAFMLWARSELVIALVSPDLARTAGVRVARVELMFLMAFALTVALGLRYLGVLLMGSLIIIPAATAKQLARSLDGMQWWSVGLAVFAMLAGSLGGPLLGVATGPLTIVVAAAVFFMSLVTRRAG, encoded by the coding sequence GTGCCGACACCTAGCGAACTCGTCCTTCCGCTCAGCATGGCGGTCGCCGCGGGCCTCGTCGGGTCGGTGGCGGTGATGCGCCGGATGACGCTGGCTGCCGACGCCATCTCGCACATCGCGCTCCCCGGGGTCGGTCTGGCGCTCCTGCTGCGCTTCGACCCGGTGTTGGGTGCGCTTGGGGCACTGCTCGTCGGCGCGTTCCTCGTGTGGGGGGTGGAACGTCAGACGCGCATTCCGACGGAAGCGATCATCGGGGTGGTGTTCTCGCTTGCGCTCGCGATCGGCAGCATGATGGCATCGGGCGAGCAGCTGATCGATGCGCTGTTCGGCGCCCCGCAAAGCTTGGGGCAAACCGAACTCGTCCTGGGGGGCGTCGCGGCGGTACTCGTGATCGCCTTCATGCTGTGGGCGCGCAGCGAGCTCGTGATCGCACTGGTCTCGCCCGATCTGGCGCGGACCGCCGGGGTGCGGGTGGCGCGCGTGGAACTGATGTTCCTGATGGCGTTCGCGCTCACGGTGGCATTGGGGCTCCGCTATCTCGGCGTCCTCCTTATGGGGTCGCTCATAATCATCCCGGCCGCCACCGCCAAGCAGCTCGCCCGGAGCCTGGACGGCATGCAGTGGTGGTCGGTGGGACTGGCCGTGTTCGCCATGCTTGCCGGGTCGCTGGGCGGCCCTCTGCTCGGGGTCGCGACGGGCCCGCTGACCATCGTCGTGGCGGCGGCCGTGTTCTTCATGAGCCTGGTGACGCGCCGGGCCGGTTGA